Proteins found in one Zea mays cultivar B73 chromosome 1, Zm-B73-REFERENCE-NAM-5.0, whole genome shotgun sequence genomic segment:
- the LOC100280049 gene encoding uncharacterized protein LOC100280049, producing the protein MAHYGSHLPSDKGGSVALWQSARSLALACQQASSTRGTPAMASMGKMSVGDLTEADLKGKRVFMCAEIHEPPDENQNSTNDILSTSCDTAVHVVKRCQRLFPLADSTGAFDAAVAARVTQMVVPSPARNATPTSSSPESTTCWFSCDNKSSKQLQLQRGGPSLAERQQPRAMLACRAITERVKRPKEEEQATSVPEVAVVADVKGKEYNSVERLTRVNCRSDFIIWRSLFDACCRLCKLFNCQELKLTDSRSALTLIDAQVVFEKMQQSATSVSVPQDAFNMFCSKTSSSKQVARAIFINPEHDLYPEIFHLEQLISGKEDTTNNFSRGYYTIGKGMVLVANNLGDDLLARRSEIKQPWPPPQELACLGLNIMVVLVFLATSDLHAVTYIYAQSLFGILVVLRTAAWGQAAPQGEGNVRYPAHMVFAGPVS; encoded by the coding sequence ATGGCACACTACGGCTCGCATCTACCTAGTGATAAGGGAGGTTCTGTTGCGTTGTGGCAGTCGGCGCGATCGCTGGCGCTCGCGTGCCAGCAGGCGTCCTCTACGCGCGGCACGCCGGCCATGGCCAGCATGGGGAAGATGAGCGTCGGGGACCTCACGGAGGCTGACCTCAAGGGGAAGCGCGTCTTCATGTGCGCCGAGATCCACGAGCCACCCGACGAGAACCAGAACAGCACCAACGACATCCTCTCCACCTCGTGCGACACTGCCGTGCACGTCGTGAAGCGGTGCCAACGCCTGTTTCCGCTCGCGGACTCGACCGGCGCGTTCGACGCGGCCGTGGCGGCGCGAGTAACCCAGATGGTCGTGCCGTCGCCAGCCAGGAACGCAACGCCCACAAGCTCCTCACCGGAGAGCACGACGTGCTGGTTCTCGTGCGACAACAAGAGCAGCAAGCAGCTGCAGCTGCAGCGTGGCGGGCCATCGTTGGCCGAGCGACAGCAGCCAAGGGCGATGCTAGCATGCCGAGCGATCACGGAAAGGGTGAAGCGGCCCAAAGAAGAGGAGCAGGCGACATCAGTGCCAGAGGTGGCAGTCGTCGCCGACGTCAAGGGCAAGGAGTACAACTCGGTGGAGAGGTTGACCAGGGTGAACTGCCGTTCTGATTTCATCATCTGGAGGAGTCTGTTCGACGCGTGCTGCAGGCTGTGCAAGTTGTTTAACTGCCAGGAGCTCAAGCTCACAGATAGCCGGTCTGCATTGACCTTGATTGATGCTCAAGTGGTGTTTGAGAAAATGCAGCAAAGTGCTACCTCGGTTAGTGTCCCGCAGGATGCCTTCAACATGTTCTGCAGCAAGACTAGTTCTAGCAAGCAGGTGGCCAGAGCCATCTTCATCAATCCTGAGCATGATCTGTACCCCGAGATCTTCCACCTAGAGCAGCTCATCTCAGGGAAGGAGGACACAACTAACAACTTCTCTCGTGGCTACTACACTATTGGAAAGGGAATGGTGCTGGTAGCTAACAACTTGGGTGACGACCTTCTTGCTCGCCGCAGTGAGATCAAGCAACCATGGCCTCCACCTCAGGAGTTGGCGTGCTTGGGTTTGAACATCATGGTTGTCTTGGTGTTCCTTGCTACCAGTGACCTACATGCAGTGACCTACATATATGCTCAGTCTTTATTTGGGATCCTGGTGGTGTTGCGAACAGCAGCTTGGGGGCAAGCCGCACCTCAAGGAGAGGGAAATGTCAGGTACCCAGCCCATATGGTATTTGCCGGCCCAGTTAGCTGA